In Rhineura floridana isolate rRhiFlo1 chromosome 6, rRhiFlo1.hap2, whole genome shotgun sequence, one genomic interval encodes:
- the CDKN2C gene encoding cyclin-dependent kinase 4 inhibitor C isoform X1, which yields MTIKKMVETMDVQEGTLDMFQKIMNGIKLTKQELRNNRQALKIDFCEMRQELKEIQDSMRKENKDRSGKPKKDERKIKGKVQTMEIGLNMDLEKDLDFLVVMDPGDKYYGLELSAVPEGIDEEIGDKDIIGSKKFLDWKDLMELEMEKVYRINPCFVSMEKPSRDVLVYSVKKRNRDAALQQYFSDTFGIDGKEISVIKEIPIRLLLYDYDSKIIGCVKMEDGRWNQHG from the coding sequence atgacaattaagaagatggttgagaccatggatgtacaagaagggactttagatatgtttcagaaaataatgaatgggattaagctaacaaaacaagaactgagaaataacagacaagcgttgaaaattgatttttgcgaaatgagacaggagctgaaagaaattcaggattctatgagaaaggagaataaagatagatctggaaaaccaaaaaaggatgaaagaaaaattaaaggcaaggttcaaactatggagattggattaaatatggacttggaaaaagatttggatttcctggttgtgatggatcctggagacaaatattacggtttggaactcagcgctgtccctgaaggaattgatgaagagattggagataaagatattatcggttcgaaaaaattcttggactggaaggatttgatggaacttgaaatggagaaagtttacagaattaatccctgttttgtgtcaatggaaaaaccttcaagagatgtgctagtgtattctgtaaaaaagaggaacagagatgcggctttgcaacaatacttcagtgatacgttcggaattgatggcaaggaaatatctgtgataaaggaaattcctattagactcttattatatgactatgacagcaagattattgggtgcgtaaagatggaagatggaagatggaaccaacacggataa